One part of the Augochlora pura isolate Apur16 chromosome 3, APUR_v2.2.1, whole genome shotgun sequence genome encodes these proteins:
- the Pan2 gene encoding PAN2-PAN3 deadenylation complex catalytic subunit PAN2 isoform X1, which produces MDYPVLSHYTASIEATAECGGDRDQDLLWEETSYVLSNEEYVPVIEQFGEDFAGAEFNETRTLLADGGDRYGVSTITFDTVEELIWMGNQGGHVTSYYGPELQKYTSFQVHAAHEVRHIHPLDEGILILTQGSLRCQLRRGIPIFTHTSSNMIDMQCMLQISPTRLLMGGHQDKIIDFNLTRGKETGVVNVGESGCAILRQQSRLICAGNPAGRIDLRDPNTLSVEHTLDTHSGSLSDFDVQGNYLVTCGFSNSRQGLSVDRFLMAYDLRQMRALSPVTTLVYPFLLKFLPSYSSRLAVVSPLGQMQLFDTIYANVQPSVTCLYQVATGGAMILSFDVSSTSQCLCFGDAAGSIHLMSTNTPELQFNTFSRTTEFADPAESIHSVYIPFDDDVTPLSTIPIVYTGHQLLSDWSDEYLKKVYRKTPPIDPEILRTMKMQGTIGYAPNPQAFRRNQIPYNLEKRRGVVAKLFAGDSRNKADDGTFVAIPKRYRKIEVKYSRLGYDEFDFDQYNRTSFCGLEATLPNSYCNAMLQLLYYCEPVRIALLSHSCQREFCLSCELGYLFHMLDISRGLPCQAANFLRAFRTVPEAAALGLILSDLHPEAKRKTNLIRLIQSWNRFILHQIHYEILETKKRQQEEEEAARLKSGPKHPPFVYNEQDFPSILQDIGSRYRSHDEERKKRRKQEEDGKYMWITPKDKNDTKSIEENEVRDEETEISRLFGSEQTHIHRCLKCSHEATKHSIMLLCNLIYPELTLPSEEVPFTSVLARSLRPEKFTPAWCDNCQKFTPTLQSRQLTKLPQILALNCGLDTQQDKAFWQTQMDIVVQKALSGKESSPSSSPVPVTVKPCRYGNNCTRIDCRFRHMGRDSETTSTPPVTPPTTTPATPPSHLYYSHSWIPHNIEISLKSNGEINVVKISSPKNDTAESSKRRDEKVVENGQRDGKLQQVPECSPTDCETKELENHHVAANNGDGVNANATKKNSEKVSKMQYSLSAVICYIDDKSNEDKRNIVALLRVGPNYHKRSAGSAVSQWYILNDFCISAVSPEEAVWLNLDWKVPCVLHYTAVPAPEPAALVSPLTYDVFGEDKCIARSGGTRGITFTPLTSDEMPKKGELVGIDAEFVTLNQEESELRSDGKMSTIKPSHLSVARITCIRGQGPLEGTPFIDDYISTQEQVVDYLTKFSGIQPGDLDANFSSKHLTTLKSTYQKLRFLVDNGIIFVGHGLKNDFRVINLVVPPEQVVDTVLLFHLPHHRMVSLRFLTWHFLGKKIQSETHDSTEDARAALELFRKYEELESSGKLSESLKELYRVGNQLQWKVPDS; this is translated from the exons ATGGATTACCCGGTTTTAAGCCACTACACCGCGTCCATAGAGGCCACAGCCGAGTGCGGTGGTGATCGAGATCAAGATCTGCTTT GGGAAGAAACAAGTTATGTACTTTCCAATGAAGAATATGTACCTGTAATAGAACAGTTCGGAGAAGATTTTGCTGGAGCTGAGTTCAATGAAACTCGTACCTTACTTGCTGATGGTGGGGATAGATATGGAGTTTCAACTATTACTTTTGACACTGTGGAAGAGCTTATATGGATGGGGAACCAAGGG GGTCATGTAACATCTTATTATGGGCCTgagttacaaaaatataccTCCTTTCAAGTACATGCAGCACACGAAGTTCGTCATATTCATCCATTAGACGAGGGCATCTTGATCTTGACACAAGGTTCATTAAGATGTCAATTAAGAAGAGGCATACCAATATTTACTCACAC gTCGTCAAATATGATAGATATGCAATGCATGCTCCAAATTTCTCCTACACGATTACTCATGGGTGGACATCaggataaaataattgattttaatctCACTAGAGGGAAAGAGACTGGTGTA GTAAATGTAGGGGAAAGTGGTTGTGCAATTTTAAGACAGCAAAGTAGGCTAATATGTGCTGGTAATCCTGCTGGAAGAATTGATCTCAGGGATCCAAATACATTATCAGTAGAACACACTTTAGATACTCATAGTGGATCACTTAGTGATTTTGATGTACAAGGAAATTACCTTGTCACCTGTGGTTTTAGCAATAG TCGACAGGGCCTCTCAGTGGATCGTTTCTTAATGGCATATGATTTGAGACAAATGCGAGCATTGAGTCCTGTGACTACTTTAGTGTATCCCTTTTTATTAAAGTTCCTACCCAGTTACTCAAGTCGTTTAGCTGTTGTATCACCATTGGGCCAAATGCAACTGTTTGATACTATCTATGCAAATGTACAGCCTTCCGTGACATGCCTATATCAG GTTGCTACTGGTGGTGCTATGATTCTATCATTTGATGTATCCTCCACATCTCAGTGCCTTTGTTTTGGAGATGCAGCAGGTTCCATACATCTTATGTCTACAAACACGCCAGAACTGCAATTTAATACGTTTTCTCG caCAACAGAATTTGCTGACCCAGCTGAATCAATTCATTCTGTTTATATACCATTTGATGATGATGTTACACCCCTAAGTACAATACCTATTGTCTACACTGGTCATCAGTTGTTAAGTGATTGGTCGGATGAATATCTTAAAAAAGTTTACAG AAAAACGCCACCAATCGACCCTGAAATTTTACGCACAATGAAAATGCAAGGGACGATAGGCTATGCTCCAAATCCCCAGGCGTTCCGCAGAAATCAA ATACCTTACAATTTGGAAAAACGTCGTGGCGTAGTTGCAAAACTATTCGCGGGGGACTCACGAAATAAAGCAGATGATGGCACATTTGTAGCCATTCCTAAACGATACCGCAAAATCGAGGTGAAATACTCACGTCTTGGTTACGATGAGTTTGATTTCGATCAGTATAATCGTACCAGCTTCTGTGGCTTGGAAGCTACACTTCCCAACAGTTATTGCAATGCCATGTTACAG TTACTTTATTATTGCGAACCTGTCAGAATAGCATTGCTTTCGCATTCATGCCAGAGAGAATTCTGCCTCTCTTGTGAACTGGGATACTTGTTCCACATGTTGGACATATCCCGAGGATTGCCTTGCCAAGCTGCGAATTTTCTCAGAGCTTTTAGGACCGTTCCTGAAGCAGCTGCATTAGGACTTATATTGAGCGACCTGCATCCAGAAGCCAAAAGGAAAACTAACTTAATACGATTGATCCAG AGTTGGAACAGGTTTATACTACATCAAATCCATTATGAGATCTTGGAGACAAAAAAACGGCAacaggaagaggaggaagcaGCGCGTCTAAAGTCTGGTCCCAAGCATCCCCCGTTCGTTTATAACGAACAAGACTTCCCAAGCATCCTACAAGACATTGGTTCACGGTATAGGAGTCACGACGAAGAacggaaaaaaaggagaaagcaAGAGGAGGATGGTAAATATATGTGGATCACGCCGAAAG ACAAGAATGATACAAAATCTATCGAGGAAAATGAAGTTCGAGACGAGGAGACAGAGATCAGTCGGCTTTTTGGATCCGAACAAACACACATACATCGTTGTCTTAAATGTAGTCACGAAGCTACCAAACATTCCATCATGTTGctgtgtaatttaatttatccgGAATTAACACTCCCTT CTGAGGAGGTTCCGTTTACAAGTGTGCTTGCCCGCAGTTTAAGACCCGAAAAGTTTACACCTGCATGGTGTGacaattgtcaaaaatttACACCCACTCTCCAATCTCGACAATTGACTAAACTACCTCAAATATTGGCACTGAACTGTGGTTTAGATACACAACAG GACAAAGCGTTTTGGCAAACCCAGATGGATATTGTTGTTCAGAAAGCATTAAGTGGGAAAGAAAGTAGCCCATCTTCTAGTCCTGTCCCTGTTACTGTAAAGCCTTGTAGGTACGGTAACAATTGCACCCGAATTGATTGTAGATTTAGGCACATGGGTAGAGATTCAG AAACCACGTCTACGCCTCCTGTTACACCCCCCACGACAACTCCAGCAACTCCACCTAGTCACTTGTATTATTCTCATTCATGGATTCCAcacaatattgaaatttcgttgaaaagtAATGGTGAAATTAACGTGGTAAAAATTAGTAGTCCAAAGAATGACACCGCCGAAAGTAGTAAGCGTAGAGATGAAAAAGTGGTAGAAAATGGTCAGAGAGACGGCAAACTGCAACAAGTTCCAGAATGTTCTCCAACAGACTGCGAGACAAAGGAGTTAGAAAATCATCATGTCGCGGCAAATAATGGTGACGGGGTCAACGCAAATGCAACTAAAAAGAATTCAGAGAAAGTGAGCAAAATGCAGTACAGTCTCAGCGCTGTTATCTGTTACATAGATGATAAAAGTAACGAAGACAAAAGAAACATTGTTGCATTGCTACGGGTCGGACCAAATTATCATAAAAGATCAGCTGGCAGTGCTGTGTCACAGTGGTACATCTTGAATGACTTTTG CATATCAGCGGTATCGCCGGAAGAAGCAGTTTGGTTGAATCTAGATTGGAAAGTCCCTTGTGTCCTTCATTACACAGCAGTACCAGCACCTGAGCCAGCTGCTTTAGTCAGTCCCCTTACATATGATGTATTTGGAGAAGACAAATGTATTGCTCGTAGTGGAGGGACAAGAGGAATTACATTTACCCCTTTGACATCTGATGAAATGCCGAAGAAAG GAGAATTGGTCGGTATTGATGCAGAATTTGTAACTTTAAATCAAGAAGAGTCTGAACTTCGCAGTGACGGTAAAATGTCCACCATCAAACCAAGTCACTTATCTGTTGCTCGTATTACTTGCATACGCGG TCAAGGTCCATTGGAAGGCACGCCTTTCATAGATGACTACATAAGCACTCAAGAGCAAGTGGTTGATTACTTAACAAAATTCAGTGGTATTCAACCAGGTGATTTAGACGCAAATTTCAGCAGCAAACACTTAACCACTCTTAAGTCAACTTACCAGAAGTTGCGGTTTTTAGTCgataatggaataatatttgtggGTCAcggtttaaaaaatgattttag GGTAATAAATTTAGTTGTTCCACCGGAACAGGTAGTAGATACAGTACTACTGTTTCATTTGCCACATCATCGTATGGTGTCACTACGTTTTCTAACTTGGCACTTTTTGGGGAAAAAGATTCAATCGGAAACACACGATTCAACGGAAGATGCTCGTGCAGCCCTTGAATTGTTCCGCAAATATGAAGAGTTAGAGAGTTCGGGAAAATTAAGCGAGTCGTTAAAAGAGCTTTATAGAGTTGGTAACCAATTGCAGTGGAAG GTACCAGACAGCTGA
- the Pan2 gene encoding PAN2-PAN3 deadenylation complex catalytic subunit PAN2 isoform X2 — protein MDYPVLSHYTASIEATAECGGDRDQDLLWEETSYVLSNEEYVPVIEQFGEDFAGAEFNETRTLLADGGDRYGVSTITFDTVEELIWMGNQGGHVTSYYGPELQKYTSFQVHAAHEVRHIHPLDEGILILTQGSLRCQLRRGIPIFTHTSSNMIDMQCMLQISPTRLLMGGHQDKIIDFNLTRGKETGVVNVGESGCAILRQQSRLICAGNPAGRIDLRDPNTLSVEHTLDTHSGSLSDFDVQGNYLVTCGFSNSRQGLSVDRFLMAYDLRQMRALSPVTTLVYPFLLKFLPSYSSRLAVVSPLGQMQLFDTIYANVQPSVTCLYQVATGGAMILSFDVSSTSQCLCFGDAAGSIHLMSTNTPELQFNTFSRTTEFADPAESIHSVYIPFDDDVTPLSTIPIVYTGHQLLSDWSDEYLKKVYRKTPPIDPEILRTMKMQGTIGYAPNPQAFRRNQIPYNLEKRRGVVAKLFAGDSRNKADDGTFVAIPKRYRKIEVKYSRLGYDEFDFDQYNRTSFCGLEATLPNSYCNAMLQLLYYCEPVRIALLSHSCQREFCLSCELGYLFHMLDISRGLPCQAANFLRAFRTVPEAAALGLILSDLHPEAKRKTNLIRLIQSWNRFILHQIHYEILETKKRQQEEEEAARLKSGPKHPPFVYNEQDFPSILQDIGSRYRSHDEERKKRRKQEEDDKNDTKSIEENEVRDEETEISRLFGSEQTHIHRCLKCSHEATKHSIMLLCNLIYPELTLPSEEVPFTSVLARSLRPEKFTPAWCDNCQKFTPTLQSRQLTKLPQILALNCGLDTQQDKAFWQTQMDIVVQKALSGKESSPSSSPVPVTVKPCRYGNNCTRIDCRFRHMGRDSETTSTPPVTPPTTTPATPPSHLYYSHSWIPHNIEISLKSNGEINVVKISSPKNDTAESSKRRDEKVVENGQRDGKLQQVPECSPTDCETKELENHHVAANNGDGVNANATKKNSEKVSKMQYSLSAVICYIDDKSNEDKRNIVALLRVGPNYHKRSAGSAVSQWYILNDFCISAVSPEEAVWLNLDWKVPCVLHYTAVPAPEPAALVSPLTYDVFGEDKCIARSGGTRGITFTPLTSDEMPKKGELVGIDAEFVTLNQEESELRSDGKMSTIKPSHLSVARITCIRGQGPLEGTPFIDDYISTQEQVVDYLTKFSGIQPGDLDANFSSKHLTTLKSTYQKLRFLVDNGIIFVGHGLKNDFRVINLVVPPEQVVDTVLLFHLPHHRMVSLRFLTWHFLGKKIQSETHDSTEDARAALELFRKYEELESSGKLSESLKELYRVGNQLQWKVPDS, from the exons ATGGATTACCCGGTTTTAAGCCACTACACCGCGTCCATAGAGGCCACAGCCGAGTGCGGTGGTGATCGAGATCAAGATCTGCTTT GGGAAGAAACAAGTTATGTACTTTCCAATGAAGAATATGTACCTGTAATAGAACAGTTCGGAGAAGATTTTGCTGGAGCTGAGTTCAATGAAACTCGTACCTTACTTGCTGATGGTGGGGATAGATATGGAGTTTCAACTATTACTTTTGACACTGTGGAAGAGCTTATATGGATGGGGAACCAAGGG GGTCATGTAACATCTTATTATGGGCCTgagttacaaaaatataccTCCTTTCAAGTACATGCAGCACACGAAGTTCGTCATATTCATCCATTAGACGAGGGCATCTTGATCTTGACACAAGGTTCATTAAGATGTCAATTAAGAAGAGGCATACCAATATTTACTCACAC gTCGTCAAATATGATAGATATGCAATGCATGCTCCAAATTTCTCCTACACGATTACTCATGGGTGGACATCaggataaaataattgattttaatctCACTAGAGGGAAAGAGACTGGTGTA GTAAATGTAGGGGAAAGTGGTTGTGCAATTTTAAGACAGCAAAGTAGGCTAATATGTGCTGGTAATCCTGCTGGAAGAATTGATCTCAGGGATCCAAATACATTATCAGTAGAACACACTTTAGATACTCATAGTGGATCACTTAGTGATTTTGATGTACAAGGAAATTACCTTGTCACCTGTGGTTTTAGCAATAG TCGACAGGGCCTCTCAGTGGATCGTTTCTTAATGGCATATGATTTGAGACAAATGCGAGCATTGAGTCCTGTGACTACTTTAGTGTATCCCTTTTTATTAAAGTTCCTACCCAGTTACTCAAGTCGTTTAGCTGTTGTATCACCATTGGGCCAAATGCAACTGTTTGATACTATCTATGCAAATGTACAGCCTTCCGTGACATGCCTATATCAG GTTGCTACTGGTGGTGCTATGATTCTATCATTTGATGTATCCTCCACATCTCAGTGCCTTTGTTTTGGAGATGCAGCAGGTTCCATACATCTTATGTCTACAAACACGCCAGAACTGCAATTTAATACGTTTTCTCG caCAACAGAATTTGCTGACCCAGCTGAATCAATTCATTCTGTTTATATACCATTTGATGATGATGTTACACCCCTAAGTACAATACCTATTGTCTACACTGGTCATCAGTTGTTAAGTGATTGGTCGGATGAATATCTTAAAAAAGTTTACAG AAAAACGCCACCAATCGACCCTGAAATTTTACGCACAATGAAAATGCAAGGGACGATAGGCTATGCTCCAAATCCCCAGGCGTTCCGCAGAAATCAA ATACCTTACAATTTGGAAAAACGTCGTGGCGTAGTTGCAAAACTATTCGCGGGGGACTCACGAAATAAAGCAGATGATGGCACATTTGTAGCCATTCCTAAACGATACCGCAAAATCGAGGTGAAATACTCACGTCTTGGTTACGATGAGTTTGATTTCGATCAGTATAATCGTACCAGCTTCTGTGGCTTGGAAGCTACACTTCCCAACAGTTATTGCAATGCCATGTTACAG TTACTTTATTATTGCGAACCTGTCAGAATAGCATTGCTTTCGCATTCATGCCAGAGAGAATTCTGCCTCTCTTGTGAACTGGGATACTTGTTCCACATGTTGGACATATCCCGAGGATTGCCTTGCCAAGCTGCGAATTTTCTCAGAGCTTTTAGGACCGTTCCTGAAGCAGCTGCATTAGGACTTATATTGAGCGACCTGCATCCAGAAGCCAAAAGGAAAACTAACTTAATACGATTGATCCAG AGTTGGAACAGGTTTATACTACATCAAATCCATTATGAGATCTTGGAGACAAAAAAACGGCAacaggaagaggaggaagcaGCGCGTCTAAAGTCTGGTCCCAAGCATCCCCCGTTCGTTTATAACGAACAAGACTTCCCAAGCATCCTACAAGACATTGGTTCACGGTATAGGAGTCACGACGAAGAacggaaaaaaaggagaaagcaAGAGGAGGATG ACAAGAATGATACAAAATCTATCGAGGAAAATGAAGTTCGAGACGAGGAGACAGAGATCAGTCGGCTTTTTGGATCCGAACAAACACACATACATCGTTGTCTTAAATGTAGTCACGAAGCTACCAAACATTCCATCATGTTGctgtgtaatttaatttatccgGAATTAACACTCCCTT CTGAGGAGGTTCCGTTTACAAGTGTGCTTGCCCGCAGTTTAAGACCCGAAAAGTTTACACCTGCATGGTGTGacaattgtcaaaaatttACACCCACTCTCCAATCTCGACAATTGACTAAACTACCTCAAATATTGGCACTGAACTGTGGTTTAGATACACAACAG GACAAAGCGTTTTGGCAAACCCAGATGGATATTGTTGTTCAGAAAGCATTAAGTGGGAAAGAAAGTAGCCCATCTTCTAGTCCTGTCCCTGTTACTGTAAAGCCTTGTAGGTACGGTAACAATTGCACCCGAATTGATTGTAGATTTAGGCACATGGGTAGAGATTCAG AAACCACGTCTACGCCTCCTGTTACACCCCCCACGACAACTCCAGCAACTCCACCTAGTCACTTGTATTATTCTCATTCATGGATTCCAcacaatattgaaatttcgttgaaaagtAATGGTGAAATTAACGTGGTAAAAATTAGTAGTCCAAAGAATGACACCGCCGAAAGTAGTAAGCGTAGAGATGAAAAAGTGGTAGAAAATGGTCAGAGAGACGGCAAACTGCAACAAGTTCCAGAATGTTCTCCAACAGACTGCGAGACAAAGGAGTTAGAAAATCATCATGTCGCGGCAAATAATGGTGACGGGGTCAACGCAAATGCAACTAAAAAGAATTCAGAGAAAGTGAGCAAAATGCAGTACAGTCTCAGCGCTGTTATCTGTTACATAGATGATAAAAGTAACGAAGACAAAAGAAACATTGTTGCATTGCTACGGGTCGGACCAAATTATCATAAAAGATCAGCTGGCAGTGCTGTGTCACAGTGGTACATCTTGAATGACTTTTG CATATCAGCGGTATCGCCGGAAGAAGCAGTTTGGTTGAATCTAGATTGGAAAGTCCCTTGTGTCCTTCATTACACAGCAGTACCAGCACCTGAGCCAGCTGCTTTAGTCAGTCCCCTTACATATGATGTATTTGGAGAAGACAAATGTATTGCTCGTAGTGGAGGGACAAGAGGAATTACATTTACCCCTTTGACATCTGATGAAATGCCGAAGAAAG GAGAATTGGTCGGTATTGATGCAGAATTTGTAACTTTAAATCAAGAAGAGTCTGAACTTCGCAGTGACGGTAAAATGTCCACCATCAAACCAAGTCACTTATCTGTTGCTCGTATTACTTGCATACGCGG TCAAGGTCCATTGGAAGGCACGCCTTTCATAGATGACTACATAAGCACTCAAGAGCAAGTGGTTGATTACTTAACAAAATTCAGTGGTATTCAACCAGGTGATTTAGACGCAAATTTCAGCAGCAAACACTTAACCACTCTTAAGTCAACTTACCAGAAGTTGCGGTTTTTAGTCgataatggaataatatttgtggGTCAcggtttaaaaaatgattttag GGTAATAAATTTAGTTGTTCCACCGGAACAGGTAGTAGATACAGTACTACTGTTTCATTTGCCACATCATCGTATGGTGTCACTACGTTTTCTAACTTGGCACTTTTTGGGGAAAAAGATTCAATCGGAAACACACGATTCAACGGAAGATGCTCGTGCAGCCCTTGAATTGTTCCGCAAATATGAAGAGTTAGAGAGTTCGGGAAAATTAAGCGAGTCGTTAAAAGAGCTTTATAGAGTTGGTAACCAATTGCAGTGGAAG GTACCAGACAGCTGA